In the Leptotrichia sp. oral taxon 212 genome, one interval contains:
- a CDS encoding TIGR02206 family membrane protein: protein MESGAVKFYYFSQIHIHTFIASILFSTLLLLIPKLFKKINLRNYGTFLGFFILGFKILDSVYRVTHEHEPVYNVIPIHLCNFAAIAAGLYLIYKTRFLFNLAYFLSFGAAFALVLPGVIVYYHPFYVYVFMIMHALEFVAVFYGFIYLKDKIDFKGYLMSSITLIMLFIYASIYNVFFPVNAMFLKFYIAEIVSFIKPFELYIVVLILSMLFIMFIMYLPFRKKNTAI from the coding sequence TTGGAATCAGGAGCTGTGAAATTTTACTATTTTAGCCAAATTCACATACATACTTTTATAGCATCAATATTATTCAGCACTTTATTGCTGTTAATCCCAAAATTGTTCAAAAAAATTAATTTAAGAAATTACGGAACCTTTTTAGGATTCTTTATCTTAGGATTCAAAATACTTGACTCTGTATACAGGGTTACACATGAACATGAACCTGTCTACAATGTAATTCCGATACACTTATGTAATTTTGCTGCAATTGCTGCAGGGTTATATTTAATATATAAGACCCGTTTTTTATTTAACCTGGCTTATTTTTTAAGTTTTGGAGCGGCCTTTGCACTAGTTTTACCTGGAGTAATTGTTTATTACCATCCATTTTATGTATATGTATTTATGATTATGCATGCGCTGGAATTTGTAGCAGTATTCTATGGATTTATTTATTTAAAGGACAAAATAGATTTTAAAGGATATCTGATGTCCAGTATAACCTTAATTATGCTATTTATTTATGCTTCAATATACAATGTATTTTTTCCTGTAAACGCAATGTTTCTGAAATTCTATATAGCTGAAATTGTAAGTTTCATAAAGCCATTTGAACTTTATATTGTAGTTCTCATACTTTCAATGTTATTCATTATGTTTATAATGTATCTGCCCTTCAGGAAAAAAAATACAGCAATTTAA
- a CDS encoding peptidyl-prolyl cis-trans isomerase, producing MKNKIKLGIITIMCALALACGEAKPSGKVLFESPDKKVKVYESEVNNEIQKNLFAQGLKESDIPKDQLEATKKSIVQSIALTKAMALEAKAKKLDSDKKYTESIEMAKDNILATLNVADQVNKVNVTDDEAKKYYDANPSAFTRPDDVVKLQLIVITSGNQAKADTALKEATANPNNFTEFVKKYSEIPNAGTGETNDLPLAELAKTHAAISEAVKGAQKGQVINSIIKIGNEWYVVKLLDKEPKGLVAYDKVKDMIKNQMKVQKRQEANQKYVQEIADKYNIK from the coding sequence ATGAAAAATAAAATTAAATTAGGAATAATAACAATAATGTGTGCGCTTGCATTAGCATGTGGTGAAGCAAAACCATCAGGAAAGGTTCTTTTTGAGTCACCTGACAAAAAAGTAAAGGTATATGAATCAGAAGTAAATAATGAAATACAGAAAAATCTGTTTGCACAAGGATTAAAAGAATCAGATATACCAAAAGATCAGCTTGAAGCTACAAAAAAAAGTATAGTACAGAGTATAGCTCTGACAAAGGCTATGGCATTAGAAGCTAAAGCTAAAAAGCTTGACAGCGACAAGAAATATACAGAAAGCATAGAAATGGCAAAAGATAATATACTTGCAACACTTAATGTAGCAGATCAGGTAAATAAGGTAAATGTAACAGATGATGAAGCTAAAAAATATTATGATGCAAATCCTTCAGCATTTACAAGACCTGATGATGTTGTAAAGCTACAGCTGATTGTAATAACTTCAGGAAATCAGGCAAAAGCTGATACTGCATTGAAGGAAGCTACTGCTAATCCAAATAACTTTACTGAATTTGTAAAGAAATATTCAGAAATACCAAATGCAGGAACAGGAGAAACAAACGATCTTCCTTTAGCTGAACTTGCAAAGACACATGCCGCAATATCTGAAGCAGTAAAAGGGGCTCAGAAAGGACAGGTTATAAATAGTATTATAAAAATTGGAAATGAATGGTATGTTGTAAAGCTTCTGGATAAGGAGCCTAAAGGACTTGTAGCATATGATAAAGTGAAAGATATGATAAAAAATCAGATGAAAGTTCAGAAAAGACAGGAAGCAAATCAGAAATATGTTCAGGAAATAGCTGACAAATACAATATAAAATAA
- a CDS encoding S4 domain-containing protein codes for MRLDKFLKITRVIKRRTVAKELADNGNISVNGEEKKSSYSVKKGDVLDIKYFNKNIKVRIKELPPENLKKDFIDEFIEIVN; via the coding sequence ATGAGACTTGATAAATTTTTAAAAATTACAAGAGTAATAAAAAGAAGGACAGTTGCCAAAGAGCTGGCAGATAATGGAAACATATCAGTAAACGGTGAAGAGAAGAAATCATCCTACAGTGTAAAGAAGGGAGATGTTCTGGATATAAAATACTTTAATAAAAATATTAAGGTCAGAATCAAGGAACTTCCACCGGAAAATCTTAAAAAAGATTTTATTGATGAATTTATTGAAATTGTAAATTAG
- the rsxC gene encoding electron transport complex subunit RsxC, with protein sequence MKDVISEKMKIESMKHITKKTGLATLKDPEFFYVPLSQHIGLMAKETVSKGDYVHRYEKIGEVSGKVSSMVHSPVSGKVIDIVNSPIANGKEVKTVVIRNDFQYKEIETEKRRIEEVGRFRRDELLEIIKQSGIVGEGGAQFPTYVKYDIGYKKIDTFILNGAECEPYLTADYTIMSNYMEDLLGGIKIIEKLIRPREVVIGIEEENMDIAEHIAGILKERRMFNIKVHVLPTAYPQGSELQLIRSVTGKEIKKGEIPGNHGVIVSNVGTVKSIYDAFTEGKPLVERVVTVSGEKISTRGNYLLKIGTSLNHIMDQLNPEDNAKIIFGGPMMGEEVNEPLTPVVKGTSGILFLSKDIDSVKRDNCISCGYCVDVCPMGLMPMKFEENYRKEQYGKLVTVYHLDNCIECGACEYVCPSRVPLIKSIKEGKEKLREMGEMK encoded by the coding sequence ATGAAAGATGTTATAAGTGAAAAAATGAAAATAGAATCAATGAAACATATTACTAAAAAAACAGGTCTCGCAACATTGAAGGATCCTGAATTTTTTTATGTTCCGTTATCTCAGCATATAGGACTGATGGCAAAGGAAACAGTAAGTAAGGGTGACTATGTTCACCGTTATGAAAAAATAGGGGAAGTTTCGGGAAAAGTTTCTTCGATGGTTCATTCTCCTGTTTCCGGAAAGGTTATAGATATTGTAAACAGTCCAATTGCTAATGGGAAAGAAGTTAAAACGGTTGTAATAAGAAACGATTTTCAGTATAAGGAAATTGAAACTGAAAAAAGAAGAATAGAAGAAGTTGGAAGATTTAGAAGGGATGAGCTCCTGGAGATTATAAAGCAGTCAGGTATTGTAGGTGAAGGTGGAGCACAGTTCCCCACTTATGTAAAATATGATATAGGATATAAAAAAATTGACACATTTATATTAAACGGAGCCGAATGTGAACCATATCTTACGGCAGACTATACAATAATGTCAAATTACATGGAAGATCTGCTGGGAGGAATAAAGATTATTGAAAAGCTTATAAGACCTAGGGAAGTTGTAATAGGAATTGAAGAAGAAAACATGGATATTGCTGAACATATTGCAGGTATTCTGAAGGAAAGAAGAATGTTCAATATAAAAGTTCATGTGCTGCCAACAGCCTATCCTCAGGGAAGTGAGCTTCAGCTTATAAGAAGTGTTACCGGAAAGGAAATAAAGAAAGGTGAAATACCTGGAAATCATGGAGTGATTGTGAGCAATGTCGGAACAGTCAAATCGATATATGATGCATTTACTGAAGGAAAACCTCTAGTTGAAAGAGTTGTAACCGTATCAGGTGAAAAAATCAGTACAAGGGGAAATTATCTTTTAAAAATAGGAACTTCCTTAAATCATATAATGGATCAGTTAAATCCTGAAGATAATGCGAAAATAATATTCGGAGGACCAATGATGGGGGAAGAAGTGAATGAGCCTCTGACTCCTGTTGTAAAAGGAACATCCGGAATTCTCTTTCTTTCAAAGGATATAGATTCCGTAAAAAGGGACAACTGTATTTCATGCGGATATTGCGTAGATGTCTGTCCAATGGGACTGATGCCTATGAAATTCGAGGAAAATTACAGAAAGGAACAGTATGGTAAGCTCGTTACCGTGTATCATCTGGACAACTGTATAGAATGCGGTGCATGTGAATATGTCTGTCCGTCAAGGGTACCTTTAATAAAAAGCATAAAAGAGGGAAAAGAAAAGCTTAGAGAAATGGGGGAAATGAAATAA
- a CDS encoding RnfABCDGE type electron transport complex subunit D gives MENTMENIIIKHYTPHVRVKDSVPRVMGDVVIALLPAILASAAVYGYYPLLVILTSVVSAVVTEFLFSAIFFKKYDSVLNLSAVVTGILLALMLAPFTPLYVVAFGGAMAIIFGKLIYSGLGRNRFNPAIVGREFMTVFFSTVMASGTIWYNEEAVQITGVKLFGFLGNFSFFNNLDSLILKSSGAIGEYSVLLLVLGGVYLIYRDRISWHIPVTLFITVFVGMMISRFTGINAGISLGGLMLCGIYMATDMPTSSSTPHGKIYYGIMMGIVVFVFWIFKIRNETLSYAILVLNGFVPIINDTFTPLLFGEDAEEVQGEKIGRGVVYAFVIIGVAIVLSLLHHFGLVKYLLFIYIIYSTVMLIRSKEIK, from the coding sequence ATGGAAAATACAATGGAGAATATAATTATAAAACATTACACTCCTCATGTCAGAGTAAAGGACAGTGTTCCAAGAGTGATGGGAGATGTAGTAATAGCATTACTGCCTGCCATATTGGCAAGTGCCGCAGTTTATGGATATTATCCTCTGCTTGTTATTTTAACATCAGTAGTTTCTGCCGTAGTAACAGAGTTTTTATTTTCTGCAATATTTTTTAAGAAATATGATTCGGTACTTAATCTGTCGGCAGTAGTGACAGGAATACTGCTTGCACTGATGCTAGCCCCTTTCACACCTCTTTATGTGGTTGCATTTGGCGGTGCGATGGCTATAATATTTGGAAAGCTCATATACAGCGGACTTGGAAGAAACAGATTTAACCCTGCCATAGTTGGAAGAGAATTCATGACTGTGTTTTTCAGTACAGTAATGGCTTCAGGTACAATCTGGTATAATGAGGAAGCAGTGCAGATAACAGGAGTGAAGCTTTTTGGATTTTTAGGAAATTTTTCGTTTTTTAATAATTTAGATTCACTTATATTAAAATCATCAGGTGCAATTGGGGAATATTCAGTCCTTCTTCTAGTTCTTGGAGGAGTATACCTTATCTATAGGGACAGAATTTCCTGGCACATTCCTGTAACTTTATTTATTACAGTTTTTGTAGGAATGATGATTTCAAGATTTACAGGTATAAATGCAGGTATTTCATTAGGTGGCCTTATGCTCTGTGGAATATACATGGCAACAGATATGCCTACAAGCTCGTCAACTCCACATGGGAAAATTTATTATGGAATTATGATGGGAATAGTAGTATTTGTATTCTGGATATTTAAAATCAGAAATGAGACTCTTTCATATGCGATACTTGTACTGAATGGTTTTGTACCTATAATAAACGATACTTTTACACCGTTACTGTTTGGAGAAGATGCTGAAGAGGTTCAGGGAGAAAAGATAGGAAGAGGAGTAGTTTATGCTTTTGTAATAATTGGAGTGGCCATAGTACTTTCACTTCTTCATCATTTTGGACTTGTAAAATATCTTCTGTTTATCTATATAATCTATAGTACGGTGATGCTTATAAGATCAAAAGAGATTAAGTAA
- a CDS encoding outer membrane beta-barrel protein: MSGEYRTPVAEGLEIGGGIAYKHNKVDGRGYYEHKGLDSIPVYLTARYNFKNASEVTPYVKANLGYAFNSGSLKWHESAFDYGEAKFKGGLYSGIGTGIQYKNFVVDLSYNWNRVRVDRKGYVAPYRYEDKFTISHGTLTLGVGYSFGF; the protein is encoded by the coding sequence ATTTCTGGAGAATACAGAACACCTGTTGCTGAAGGTCTTGAAATAGGAGGAGGAATTGCTTACAAACACAATAAAGTAGACGGTAGAGGATACTACGAACACAAAGGATTAGATTCTATTCCTGTGTATCTTACTGCAAGATACAACTTCAAAAATGCATCTGAAGTTACACCTTATGTTAAAGCGAACTTAGGATATGCTTTTAATTCCGGAAGTTTAAAATGGCATGAATCTGCATTTGATTATGGAGAAGCTAAATTTAAAGGTGGACTTTACTCAGGAATAGGTACTGGAATACAATACAAAAACTTTGTAGTTGATCTTTCTTACAACTGGAACAGAGTAAGAGTAGACAGAAAAGGTTATGTTGCTCCTTACAGATACGAAGATAAGTTTACTATCAGCCATGGAACACTTACTCTAGGTGTTGGATATTCATTTGGTTTCTAA
- the spoVG gene encoding septation regulator SpoVG translates to MKITDIRLRLGKGSEEGGKLKAYVDITFDDSFVIHGLKVIEGQNGLFVAMPSRRMPNGEFKDIAHPITPELRSELTKEILEAYEKENVVAE, encoded by the coding sequence ATGAAAATAACAGACATTAGACTAAGACTCGGAAAAGGCTCAGAAGAAGGCGGAAAGTTAAAAGCATATGTAGACATCACCTTTGATGACAGTTTTGTTATTCATGGCTTAAAAGTTATTGAAGGACAAAACGGATTATTTGTTGCAATGCCATCAAGAAGAATGCCGAACGGAGAATTTAAAGATATTGCTCATCCGATTACTCCTGAACTGAGATCAGAACTAACAAAAGAAATACTGGAAGCATATGAAAAAGAAAATGTTGTAGCCGAATAA
- the galU gene encoding UTP--glucose-1-phosphate uridylyltransferase GalU, producing MNRKKIRKAVIPAAGLGTRVLPATKAQPKEMLVIVDKPALQYLVEELVESGIEEILIVTGRNKESIENHFDYSYELEKTLEEKGKHELLKVVNNISKLSNIYYVRQKNPLGLGHAIGCAEAFVGDEPFVVLLGDDIIYTDEAKGEIPVTKQLINKYNELNGGTILGVQEVPEKEVDKYGIIAPLNKIDDKTVEVDNFVEKPSLAEAPSKLAALGRYVLEPEIFKYLKETKPGKGGEIQLTDAILKMKNSGNKLYAYNFSGLRYDTGDKLGMFIANIEFGLRHPELKERAKEYLKKLVEKI from the coding sequence ATGAATAGGAAAAAAATCAGAAAAGCTGTAATTCCGGCGGCGGGATTAGGAACGAGAGTTCTACCTGCAACAAAGGCGCAGCCGAAGGAGATGCTTGTTATTGTGGATAAACCTGCGTTACAGTATCTGGTTGAGGAACTTGTAGAATCTGGAATTGAAGAAATACTTATTGTAACAGGAAGAAACAAGGAGTCGATAGAAAATCATTTTGATTATTCATATGAACTTGAAAAAACTTTGGAAGAAAAAGGAAAGCATGAATTACTGAAAGTAGTAAATAACATATCTAAATTATCAAACATATACTATGTAAGACAGAAAAATCCTCTTGGATTAGGCCATGCAATAGGATGTGCAGAGGCTTTTGTAGGGGATGAGCCTTTTGTTGTGCTTTTAGGGGATGACATTATCTATACAGATGAAGCAAAAGGTGAAATACCTGTAACAAAACAGCTTATCAATAAATATAATGAACTGAATGGGGGAACAATACTGGGAGTGCAGGAAGTTCCTGAAAAGGAAGTAGATAAATATGGAATAATCGCTCCTTTAAATAAAATAGATGATAAAACGGTAGAAGTAGACAATTTTGTAGAAAAACCCTCACTAGCTGAGGCTCCAAGTAAGCTTGCAGCACTGGGAAGATATGTGTTGGAACCTGAAATATTTAAATATCTGAAAGAGACAAAACCAGGAAAAGGTGGAGAAATACAGCTCACAGATGCCATACTTAAAATGAAGAATTCAGGAAATAAATTATATGCGTATAATTTTAGTGGATTGAGATATGATACGGGAGACAAGTTGGGAATGTTCATAGCAAATATAGAATTTGGATTAAGACATCCAGAATTAAAGGAAAGAGCAAAAGAATATTTAAAGAAATTAGTTGAAAAAATATAG
- a CDS encoding DEAD/DEAH box helicase produces the protein MQSLKFLDKIDRNALKLENKIYRGAIPWFLLCSDEKKIVYVSTSNRNLENYYSMLEEYSGSMEKSLSIFENTSSNKEDLTGINIEILDILKNRSDFILFLNLQITLDIFFEKVNFLDFRTGKEYKFSEMIDFLVENGYEQSYMVEKKGEFSKRGDILDIFPPNMENPIRFEFFDEELESIREFDVDSQRSLSRLEEIKIFGNILSGNNYELVELIEELRGDDVIIVLENEELLNYKMEEYILINREKENIYRKRFENLKKKGSVIETVNFTEEQMETFKDKEKLNKLSKTKDIQLYTKNYSKKMEDYRDIYEKKQIEIVNYELFEGFIVGDVFVLTDRELDGYIYEKKRKINKGIKYKKPNQILEDDYVIHVQYGVGIYKGIQTMDGTDYLKIKYADEDILYIPVEKLNRLEKYVSYGEEPKLYKLGTRGFKRKRQKLAEDIEKFAAELIKIQAQRQSQNGFVYQKDTVWQEEFEALFPFEETEDQKKAIRDVKEDMESPRIMDRIVCGDVGYGKTEVAMRAAFKAIENNKQVALIAPTTVLAEQHYKRFCQRFSDYPVTIENLSRLTQGKSKEILKKLKSGIVDMVIGTHRLLSDDVEFKNIGLLIIDEEQKFGVKAKETLKKKRQKLDVLTLTATPIPRTLNLALLGIREISIIDTPPVNRLPIITEVINGTDDEIKIAILKELSRDGQVFYIYNEVKNMKYKLEELKKILPEFVKMEFIHGQLSPKEIKDKLKRFEQGEFDILMASTIIENGIDVANANTILIENFTGLGLSQVYQLRGRVGRSDRQGYCYLLKTGSITSKGKKKEESMYKVEGIKSGGFQISMEDMKIRGAGEILGDRQHGTIETFGYDLYIKMLNEEIRKQKGEYREKIENVEIILDEKGYIPESYIQREERLNIYKRFAITESYSELSELVNEIKDRFGKIPEETINFILSVKFKIFAELNHIHKIEEKLETFELYFEKEGTEDRISEMSKKFVWKDISEKYDSLLIKEKGKISEQFVIKEVSKEKLKKYIRNIEE, from the coding sequence ATGCAAAGTTTAAAGTTTTTGGATAAGATAGACAGAAATGCTTTAAAACTTGAAAACAAAATATACCGAGGAGCAATTCCTTGGTTTTTGTTATGTTCAGATGAAAAAAAAATTGTATATGTTTCCACATCCAACAGAAATCTTGAAAATTATTACAGTATGCTGGAAGAATATTCAGGAAGTATGGAAAAAAGCCTCTCGATATTTGAGAATACATCTTCAAATAAGGAAGATCTGACAGGAATAAATATAGAAATTCTTGATATATTGAAAAACAGGTCTGATTTTATTTTATTCCTGAATTTACAGATTACACTTGATATTTTTTTTGAAAAGGTTAATTTTCTTGATTTCAGGACAGGGAAGGAATATAAATTTTCAGAAATGATAGACTTCTTAGTGGAAAATGGCTATGAACAGTCCTATATGGTTGAAAAGAAGGGAGAATTCAGTAAGAGAGGAGATATTCTTGATATATTTCCTCCAAATATGGAAAATCCAATAAGATTTGAGTTTTTTGATGAAGAACTGGAAAGTATAAGGGAATTTGATGTGGACAGCCAGAGATCGCTAAGCAGACTTGAGGAAATAAAGATTTTTGGAAACATTCTGTCAGGAAATAATTATGAACTTGTTGAACTTATAGAGGAGCTGAGGGGAGATGATGTTATTATTGTCCTTGAAAACGAAGAGCTTCTTAACTATAAGATGGAAGAATACATTCTCATTAACAGGGAAAAGGAAAATATATACAGAAAGAGATTTGAAAATCTCAAAAAAAAAGGTTCCGTAATTGAAACTGTAAACTTTACTGAAGAACAGATGGAAACTTTTAAGGATAAGGAAAAACTGAATAAGCTGTCAAAAACTAAAGATATACAGCTTTACACTAAAAATTATTCAAAAAAGATGGAAGATTACAGGGACATATATGAAAAAAAGCAGATAGAAATTGTAAATTATGAACTGTTTGAAGGATTTATTGTCGGAGACGTTTTTGTGCTTACTGACAGGGAACTTGACGGATATATTTATGAGAAAAAAAGAAAGATAAACAAAGGTATAAAATATAAAAAGCCAAATCAGATACTTGAAGATGACTATGTCATACATGTACAGTACGGAGTGGGAATTTACAAGGGAATACAGACTATGGACGGTACAGACTATCTGAAAATAAAGTATGCAGATGAGGATATACTCTATATTCCGGTTGAAAAGCTGAACAGACTTGAAAAATATGTATCTTATGGAGAAGAGCCTAAGCTTTATAAGCTGGGGACGAGAGGATTTAAAAGGAAAAGACAGAAACTTGCCGAAGATATTGAAAAGTTTGCTGCCGAACTTATTAAAATACAGGCTCAGAGACAGAGTCAGAATGGATTTGTATACCAGAAGGATACAGTGTGGCAGGAGGAGTTTGAAGCACTGTTTCCATTTGAAGAAACTGAAGATCAGAAAAAGGCAATCAGGGATGTCAAGGAAGATATGGAAAGTCCGAGAATTATGGACAGAATTGTCTGCGGAGATGTGGGATACGGAAAAACCGAAGTTGCAATGAGGGCAGCTTTCAAGGCAATAGAAAATAATAAGCAGGTGGCACTCATAGCACCTACCACCGTTCTTGCGGAACAGCATTATAAAAGATTCTGCCAGAGGTTTTCAGATTATCCTGTAACTATAGAGAATCTGTCAAGGCTGACACAGGGAAAATCGAAAGAAATACTGAAAAAGCTTAAAAGCGGAATAGTTGACATGGTTATCGGTACTCACAGACTTTTAAGCGATGATGTGGAATTTAAAAATATAGGTCTGCTGATAATAGATGAGGAACAGAAATTTGGAGTGAAGGCAAAGGAAACGTTGAAGAAGAAAAGACAGAAACTCGATGTGCTTACACTTACAGCTACTCCTATTCCGAGAACTTTAAATCTTGCACTGCTTGGAATAAGGGAGATTTCGATAATAGACACTCCACCGGTTAATAGGCTTCCGATTATAACGGAAGTAATAAATGGAACAGATGATGAAATAAAAATAGCCATTTTGAAGGAACTGTCAAGAGATGGTCAGGTGTTTTACATTTATAATGAAGTGAAAAATATGAAGTATAAGCTGGAAGAACTGAAAAAAATACTTCCTGAGTTTGTAAAGATGGAATTTATACATGGACAGTTATCTCCAAAGGAAATAAAGGATAAGCTGAAAAGATTTGAACAGGGGGAATTTGATATCCTCATGGCTTCAACTATAATTGAAAATGGTATAGATGTTGCAAATGCCAACACCATCCTGATAGAGAATTTTACAGGTCTTGGACTTTCACAGGTGTATCAGCTCAGAGGACGTGTAGGTAGAAGTGACAGGCAGGGATACTGCTATCTGCTGAAAACAGGGAGCATAACAAGTAAGGGTAAGAAGAAGGAAGAAAGCATGTATAAAGTGGAAGGAATCAAGTCGGGAGGATTTCAGATTTCCATGGAAGACATGAAAATAAGAGGAGCAGGGGAAATACTGGGAGACAGACAGCATGGAACCATAGAAACTTTTGGATATGATCTTTACATAAAAATGCTTAATGAAGAAATACGTAAACAGAAGGGCGAATACAGGGAAAAAATTGAAAATGTGGAAATTATTCTGGATGAGAAGGGGTATATTCCTGAAAGTTATATTCAGAGGGAAGAAAGGCTCAACATATACAAAAGGTTTGCAATAACGGAGTCCTATTCTGAATTATCTGAACTTGTTAATGAAATAAAGGACAGATTTGGAAAAATACCTGAGGAAACAATAAATTTTATATTAAGCGTAAAGTTCAAAATTTTTGCTGAGCTGAACCACATTCATAAAATAGAGGAAAAATTAGAAACATTTGAACTTTATTTTGAAAAGGAAGGAACTGAAGACAGGATATCTGAAATGTCTAAGAAATTTGTATGGAAAGATATTTCAGAAAAGTATGACAGCCTTCTTATCAAGGAAAAGGGGAAAATTTCAGAACAATTCGTCATAAAAGAAGTTTCCAAAGAAAAATTAAAGAAATATATTAGAAATATAGAAGAATAG
- a CDS encoding FAD:protein FMN transferase produces the protein MSRNYKVQNRFLFHTNIKIKIPEVYYTETVFDELYGILEDVNEKYNSYSENSFIDRINKNNGNFVEVNEEMIEILEKVVHFSDIMNGEYDITIMPLIKLWGFYKKSDVRIPEKEEIDEIRKLIDYKKIIIDRERKRVKIDAGQEIITGSFIKSYAVDKLVKEMKRRGIDDAIVNAGGSSIVAVNQMPEDEWIINVENPEKENISEKNEQGYVTHILLDSYREKNDEDLFDIKISDESYCTSNQGNTFVEIDNQKYGHILSPKTGYPGKNRQIGIITKEAFAGDIISTGLYNQSPEKFFEILDRLNREIKVEGYMIDEEGKIHYSKGFFEHIIKD, from the coding sequence ATGAGTAGAAATTATAAGGTTCAGAATAGATTTTTATTTCATACAAATATAAAAATAAAAATACCTGAAGTTTATTATACAGAAACAGTTTTTGATGAGCTATATGGCATACTCGAAGATGTAAATGAAAAATATAATTCCTATTCAGAAAATTCTTTTATTGACAGGATAAATAAAAATAATGGTAATTTTGTAGAAGTAAATGAAGAAATGATTGAAATTCTTGAAAAAGTTGTTCATTTTTCAGATATTATGAATGGTGAATATGATATTACAATAATGCCGTTAATAAAACTTTGGGGATTTTATAAGAAATCAGATGTCAGAATACCTGAAAAGGAAGAAATTGATGAAATAAGAAAATTGATTGATTATAAAAAAATAATAATTGACAGGGAAAGAAAAAGAGTAAAGATAGATGCCGGTCAGGAAATAATAACCGGCTCTTTTATCAAATCCTATGCTGTGGATAAGCTTGTAAAGGAAATGAAAAGAAGAGGAATAGATGATGCAATAGTAAATGCAGGAGGAAGCAGCATAGTGGCAGTCAATCAGATGCCGGAAGATGAATGGATAATTAATGTTGAAAATCCTGAAAAGGAAAATATATCAGAAAAAAATGAACAGGGTTATGTAACTCATATATTACTGGACAGTTACAGGGAAAAAAATGATGAAGACTTATTTGATATAAAAATTTCAGACGAATCATATTGTACTTCAAATCAGGGAAACACCTTTGTTGAAATAGATAATCAGAAATATGGACATATATTGAGTCCAAAGACAGGTTATCCAGGAAAAAATAGACAAATAGGAATAATCACGAAAGAAGCCTTTGCAGGAGATATTATTTCTACAGGACTCTATAATCAGAGTCCCGAAAAGTTTTTTGAAATACTGGACAGATTAAACAGGGAAATAAAGGTAGAAGGATATATGATAGATGAAGAAGGAAAAATTCATTATTCAAAAGGATTTTTTGAACATATTATCAAAGATTAA